In Herbaspirillum seropedicae, a single window of DNA contains:
- a CDS encoding NAD(P) transhydrogenase subunit alpha, whose protein sequence is MEVSHTIINLIIFVLAIYVGYHVVWTVTPALHTPLMAVTNAISAIIIIGAMLAAGLTEGPVGRIAGTLAVALAAVNVFGGFMVTQRMLEMFKKKEPKAKSGEQA, encoded by the coding sequence ATGGAAGTCAGCCATACCATCATCAACCTGATCATCTTCGTGCTGGCCATCTACGTCGGCTACCACGTGGTCTGGACCGTGACCCCGGCCCTGCATACGCCCCTGATGGCGGTGACCAATGCCATCTCGGCCATCATCATCATCGGCGCCATGCTGGCCGCTGGCCTCACTGAAGGACCGGTGGGTCGCATCGCCGGCACGCTGGCCGTGGCGCTGGCGGCGGTCAATGTGTTCGGCGGCTTCATGGTGACCCAGCGCATGCTGGAAATGTTCAAGAAGAAAGAGCCCAAGGCCAAGTCGGGAGAACAAGCATGA
- a CDS encoding Re/Si-specific NAD(P)(+) transhydrogenase subunit alpha — translation MRIGIPAESRDGETRVAATPETVKKLVAAKHEVMVQSAAGLKSSIPDEAFVAVGASIGSADAVFTAEILLKVRAPDQAERARIKPGTVVIGMLNPFDADNIAAMAAAGLTAFALEAAPRTTRAQSMDVLSSQANIAGYKAVLMAANTYQRFMPMLMTAAGTVKAARMLIMGAGVAGLQAIATAKRLGAVIEASDVRPAVKEQIESLGAKFLDVPFLTEEEKEIAQGVGGYARPMPPDWMKRQAELVHERAKQADIIITTALIPGRKAPVLISEDTVKAMKPGSVILDMAVDQGGNCPLSEPGKTVIKHGVHIIGEGNLAALVAADASALYARNVLDFLKLIIDAEGKLVINREDDIVAATLLCQGGEILRK, via the coding sequence ATGAGGATTGGGATTCCCGCCGAAAGCCGGGACGGAGAAACGCGGGTCGCGGCGACCCCGGAAACCGTCAAGAAGCTGGTTGCCGCAAAGCACGAAGTGATGGTCCAGTCCGCCGCAGGCCTGAAGTCCAGCATTCCCGATGAGGCCTTTGTCGCCGTCGGCGCCAGCATCGGCAGCGCCGACGCCGTCTTTACCGCGGAAATCCTCCTCAAGGTGCGCGCCCCTGACCAGGCCGAACGCGCCCGCATCAAGCCTGGCACCGTCGTCATCGGCATGCTCAACCCCTTCGACGCCGACAACATCGCCGCCATGGCGGCCGCCGGCCTCACCGCCTTCGCCCTGGAAGCGGCGCCTCGCACCACCCGGGCGCAGTCCATGGACGTGCTGTCCTCGCAGGCCAACATTGCCGGCTACAAGGCCGTGCTCATGGCCGCCAATACCTACCAGCGCTTCATGCCCATGCTTATGACCGCTGCGGGCACCGTCAAGGCAGCCCGCATGCTCATCATGGGCGCCGGCGTGGCCGGCCTGCAGGCCATCGCGACGGCCAAGCGGCTGGGCGCGGTGATCGAAGCCTCCGACGTGCGCCCGGCCGTGAAGGAGCAGATCGAGTCGCTGGGCGCCAAATTCCTCGACGTGCCCTTCCTGACCGAGGAAGAAAAAGAGATCGCCCAAGGCGTGGGCGGCTATGCCCGCCCCATGCCGCCGGACTGGATGAAGCGCCAGGCCGAACTGGTCCACGAACGCGCCAAACAGGCCGACATCATCATCACCACCGCCCTGATCCCCGGCCGCAAGGCGCCGGTGCTGATCAGCGAAGACACGGTCAAGGCCATGAAGCCCGGTTCGGTGATCCTGGACATGGCGGTCGACCAGGGCGGCAACTGTCCTTTGTCGGAACCCGGCAAGACTGTCATCAAGCATGGCGTGCACATCATCGGCGAAGGCAACCTGGCGGCCCTGGTGGCGGCCGATGCCTCGGCGCTGTATGCGCGCAACGTGCTGGATTTCCTGAAACTGATCATCGATGCCGAAGGCAAGCTGGTCATCAACAGGGAAGACGATATCGTCGCGGCCACGCTGCTCTGCCAGGGCGGCGAGATCCTGCGCAAATGA
- a CDS encoding FAD-dependent monooxygenase yields MESVDFDLIICGGGPVGQSVAGLLARRQLPAARIALVDMKSPEQAAADPRTIALSYGSRQILDELGAWDDIGRSATAIEQIHVSRRGHFGRTLLDRKDYQLPALGYVARYGEVNRALASAIAPLGLSLMRPAEAQQIEEEDQHVAVTLKDGRILRAHLVIQAEGGVFGEQQHKTLQRDYQQLGIIAHVQADGVIAHRAFERFTDEGPLALLPQDDGYALVWCVRPATGEQLMALEDAGFLAALQRTFGERVGRFTRISPRHAFPLGLNARPGQSRRVVAIGNAAQTLHPVAGQGLNLGLRDARVLADVLAREISPQALQAFERQRGQDRSLTIRLTDLMARIFAGSPQGSPLQAALGLSLGAIDLLPGARGLLAEHMMFGRR; encoded by the coding sequence ATCCGTCGATTTCGACCTGATCATCTGCGGCGGCGGCCCGGTCGGCCAGAGCGTGGCCGGCCTGCTGGCCCGACGCCAATTGCCTGCCGCACGCATTGCGCTGGTGGACATGAAGTCGCCCGAACAGGCAGCGGCCGATCCGCGCACCATCGCCCTCTCCTACGGCAGCCGCCAGATCCTCGATGAACTGGGCGCCTGGGACGACATCGGCCGCAGCGCCACCGCCATCGAACAGATCCACGTCTCGCGCCGCGGCCACTTCGGCCGCACCCTGCTGGACCGCAAGGATTACCAGTTGCCCGCGCTGGGCTATGTAGCGCGCTATGGCGAAGTCAACCGCGCCCTGGCCTCGGCCATCGCCCCGCTGGGACTGAGCCTGATGCGGCCTGCCGAAGCCCAGCAGATCGAGGAAGAAGACCAGCACGTCGCCGTCACGCTCAAGGATGGCCGCATACTGCGCGCGCACCTGGTGATCCAGGCCGAAGGCGGTGTCTTCGGCGAGCAGCAGCACAAGACCCTGCAGCGCGATTATCAGCAACTCGGCATCATCGCCCATGTGCAGGCCGATGGCGTGATCGCCCATCGCGCCTTCGAACGTTTCACCGATGAAGGCCCGCTGGCCCTGCTGCCGCAGGACGACGGCTATGCGCTGGTGTGGTGCGTGCGCCCGGCCACCGGCGAACAATTGATGGCGCTGGAGGATGCCGGCTTCCTGGCGGCCTTGCAGCGCACCTTCGGCGAACGGGTGGGCCGCTTTACCCGTATCAGCCCGCGCCACGCCTTCCCGCTGGGCTTGAACGCCCGCCCCGGCCAGAGCCGGCGCGTGGTGGCCATCGGCAATGCCGCCCAGACCCTGCACCCGGTGGCCGGCCAGGGCCTGAACCTGGGCCTGCGTGACGCCCGCGTGCTGGCCGATGTGCTGGCGCGGGAGATCTCCCCCCAGGCCTTGCAGGCCTTCGAGCGCCAGCGCGGCCAGGATCGCAGCCTGACCATCCGACTGACCGACCTGATGGCCCGCATCTTTGCCGGCTCGCCCCAGGGTTCTCCCCTGCAAGCGGCACTGGGCCTGTCGCTGGGCGCCATCGACCTGCTCCCCGGGGCGCGCGGCCTGCTGGCCGAGCACATGATGTTCGGTCGCCGATGA
- the upp gene encoding uracil phosphoribosyltransferase has translation MKQDPRFKNLFILDHPLIQHKLSHMRDKRTSTRTFRDLLREITLLMGYEITRDLPLTTETIETPLVTYEAPVIAGKKLAVVPVLRAGVGMSDGLLELIPSARVGHIGVYRDQNHQPVEYLVRLPDLQDRIMILCDPMVATGNSAVYAVDALKKRGVPASHIMFVALVAAPEGVQVFADAHPDVKLYVASLDSHLDEDAYIVPGLGDAGDRIFGTK, from the coding sequence ATGAAACAAGACCCGCGCTTCAAGAATCTCTTCATCCTCGACCACCCGCTGATCCAGCACAAGCTCTCGCACATGCGCGACAAGCGCACCTCCACGCGCACCTTCCGCGACCTGCTGCGCGAGATCACGCTGCTGATGGGTTACGAGATCACCCGCGACCTGCCGCTGACCACCGAGACCATCGAGACCCCGCTGGTGACCTATGAAGCCCCGGTGATCGCCGGCAAGAAGCTGGCCGTGGTGCCGGTGCTGCGCGCGGGCGTGGGCATGAGCGATGGCCTCCTGGAACTGATCCCCTCGGCGCGCGTGGGCCATATCGGCGTCTACCGCGACCAGAACCACCAGCCGGTGGAATACCTGGTGCGCCTGCCGGACCTGCAGGATCGCATCATGATCCTGTGCGACCCCATGGTCGCCACCGGCAACTCGGCCGTCTATGCCGTGGACGCCTTGAAGAAGCGCGGCGTGCCAGCCTCGCATATCATGTTCGTGGCGCTGGTGGCGGCGCCGGAAGGCGTGCAGGTGTTTGCCGATGCCCACCCCGACGTCAAGCTCTACGTCGCTTCGCTGGATTCGCACCTGGATGAGGATGCCTACATCGTGCCGGGCCTGGGCGATGCCGGGGATCGTATTTTCGGCACCAAGTAA
- the panD gene encoding aspartate 1-decarboxylase: MQRIMLRAKIHRASVTQCDLNYEGSCGIDEDLLEAADIREFEKIELYNVNNGERFSTYAIRGKRGSGEISLNGAAARLAHLGDLLIICTYAPMSDEEVATYKPKVVFVDDKNRITSLKAI, from the coding sequence ATGCAACGCATCATGCTGCGCGCGAAGATCCATCGCGCCTCGGTCACCCAGTGCGACCTGAACTACGAAGGCTCCTGCGGAATCGACGAAGACCTGCTGGAAGCCGCCGACATCCGCGAGTTCGAGAAGATCGAACTCTACAACGTCAACAACGGCGAACGTTTTTCCACCTACGCCATCCGCGGCAAGCGCGGCAGCGGCGAGATCTCGCTCAACGGCGCGGCCGCCCGCCTGGCGCACCTGGGCGATCTGCTCATCATCTGCACCTATGCGCCGATGAGCGATGAAGAAGTCGCTACCTACAAGCCCAAGGTGGTCTTCGTGGACGACAAGAACCGCATCACCAGCCTCAAAGCGATCTGA
- a CDS encoding NAD(P)(+) transhydrogenase (Re/Si-specific) subunit beta, with protein sequence MSMNLVTLLYLIASICFIQALKGLSHPATARRGNSFGIAGMVIAVLTTLALIVKIKGEGGNPSGDIGYLLVAGGVIVGGGIGAYLARSVEMTKMPELVAAMHSLIGLAAVCIAVAAVAEPWALGISAHGQLIPVGNRVELFIGTFVGAITFSGSVIAFGKLSGKYKFRLFQGAPVNFAGQHFLNLLLAVAMIGFGIIFVLTQNWLPFIIMAAIAFALGVLIIIPIGGADMPVVVSMLNSYSGWAAAGIGFSLNNSMLIIAGSLVGSSGAILSYIMCKAMNRSFFNVILGGFGGDAAAAGGGAQQQRNVKSGSADDAAFLMGNAETVIIVPGYGLAVARAQHALKELTEKLTHNGVTVKYAIHPVAGRMPGHMNVLLAEAEVPYDQVFEMEDINSEFAQADVVLVLGANDVVNPAAKDPKSPIAGMPILEAYKAKTVIVNKRSMAAGYAGLDNELFYMDKTMMVFGDAKKVIEDMVKAVD encoded by the coding sequence ATGAGCATGAACCTGGTGACCCTGCTGTACCTGATCGCATCGATCTGCTTCATCCAGGCCCTGAAGGGCCTGTCGCACCCGGCCACGGCGCGGCGCGGCAACAGCTTCGGCATCGCCGGCATGGTGATTGCGGTGCTGACCACGCTGGCGCTGATCGTCAAGATCAAGGGCGAGGGCGGCAATCCTTCCGGTGACATCGGTTACCTGCTGGTGGCCGGCGGCGTGATCGTCGGTGGCGGCATCGGGGCGTATCTTGCGCGCAGCGTCGAGATGACCAAGATGCCCGAACTGGTGGCGGCGATGCACTCGCTCATCGGTCTGGCCGCCGTCTGCATTGCGGTGGCTGCCGTGGCCGAGCCATGGGCGCTGGGCATTTCGGCGCACGGGCAACTGATCCCCGTGGGCAACCGGGTGGAACTGTTCATCGGCACCTTCGTGGGCGCCATCACCTTCTCTGGCTCGGTGATCGCCTTCGGCAAGCTCTCGGGCAAGTACAAGTTCCGCCTGTTCCAGGGCGCGCCGGTCAACTTCGCCGGCCAGCATTTCCTGAACCTGCTGCTGGCCGTGGCCATGATCGGTTTCGGCATCATCTTCGTGCTCACGCAGAACTGGCTGCCTTTCATCATCATGGCGGCGATTGCCTTTGCGCTGGGCGTGCTCATCATCATCCCCATCGGCGGAGCCGACATGCCGGTGGTGGTGTCGATGTTGAACAGCTATTCCGGCTGGGCGGCGGCGGGCATCGGCTTCTCGCTGAACAACTCCATGCTCATCATCGCCGGTTCGTTGGTCGGTTCTTCTGGCGCGATCCTCTCCTACATCATGTGCAAGGCGATGAACCGCTCCTTCTTCAACGTGATCCTGGGCGGGTTTGGCGGCGACGCGGCGGCGGCCGGCGGCGGCGCCCAGCAGCAGCGCAACGTCAAGTCGGGATCGGCCGATGATGCGGCCTTCCTGATGGGCAATGCCGAAACCGTCATCATCGTGCCCGGCTACGGCCTGGCCGTGGCGCGCGCCCAGCACGCACTGAAGGAATTGACCGAAAAGCTGACCCACAACGGCGTGACCGTGAAATACGCGATCCACCCGGTGGCTGGCCGCATGCCGGGTCACATGAACGTGCTGCTGGCCGAGGCCGAAGTGCCGTATGACCAGGTCTTCGAGATGGAAGACATCAACAGCGAATTCGCCCAGGCCGATGTGGTGCTGGTGCTGGGAGCCAACGACGTGGTCAACCCGGCGGCCAAGGACCCCAAGTCGCCCATCGCGGGCATGCCGATTCTGGAAGCCTACAAGGCCAAGACCGTGATCGTGAACAAGCGCTCCATGGCCGCCGGTTACGCCGGCCTGGACAATGAACTGTTCTACATGGACAAGACCATGATGGTCTTTGGCGACGCCAAGAAGGTCATCGAGGATATGGTCAAGGCGGTGGACTGA